A part of Capsicum annuum cultivar UCD-10X-F1 chromosome 6, UCD10Xv1.1, whole genome shotgun sequence genomic DNA contains:
- the LOC107873109 gene encoding flowering time control protein FPA isoform X1 produces MAPPGETPSNNLWVGNLAPDVTDADLTSLFQKYGPLDSVTSYSSRGFGFLYFKNINDSKEAKDALQGSFFHGNALRIEYAKPAKPCKSLWVAGISKSVSKEELEDQFKGFGKIQEYKFIRDRNTAYIDFARLEDASEALKNMNGKKFGGEQIRVDYLRSQPTRREQGPEFREMRDGLYPNRSIGHPDTRHMPQDFVRNYSDPMQAGFRRQHLPVGQRVDGQPSKVLCISYPPSVHVDEDMLHNAMILFGEINGIKTFYDRNFSLVEFRSVEEAQRAKEGLQGKLFNDPRITIEYSSSGPAPGRDFLEYHPSSIGSKTDPYPNENPFQPAQMGMFGHNRPMLASSVPARLPPYGIPGPDIPTRPSGMQGRFDGISVPEFTELPVPSKLRDTSPHNVMGGPNWKQASPTPGVLSSPSAEQKPPSRSAIAGWDVYDQSSQLQRETKRSRIDGSYDSSYPHKRTCDRVPVVDEQYGLGPFANNVPSGPVTVSQANNSVSPLDIRISPGQQLQAGNDYIWRGVIAKGGTSVCHARCVPIGETIECAIPDVINCSARTGLDMLTKHYADAVGFQIVYFLPDSEKDFASYTEFLRYLGSKDRAGVAKFADGTTLFLVPPSDFLTKVLKVVGPKRLYGVVLKLAHHIPSDTSLPPDSNQPQYVDASRITSSQAVYDAMPSVGRISQMDYNQVPREGVKLPSKEYVSLTAAYPTNPVQPSNTAAYPSNPVHQSNTAIPTQAGVSLSPELIATLAKMLPANQLPSVEGTTMPAGASAGMPALDVAVAPGKVQQQSWRYEQQAPGQAADQMAQFGSQFNSQTQVLSQLQAHPQALNVSNHFSQGATSFSQMQEHNLNLQAQSGPPQALTSTIISQGAQLSAQPHVDRHLQLGSHQDVASGSGIAHGTDVLGHYGSYVPQQQTNPASLPNQTHGANVSQSQEGMPVASGTGLATQMQQLQSALYGGSAQEGSESEAEKNERYQATLLFAANLLSKIHNQKPSSQNGQGSDNH; encoded by the exons ATGGCGCCGCCAGGAGAAACGCCGTCGAACAATCTATGGGTTGGTAATTTAGCCCCTGACGTTACCGATGCCGATCtaacttctttgttccagaagtaCGGCCCGCTTGATAGCGTAACCTCATATTCCTCTCGCGGATTCGGTTTTCTGTATTTCAAAAACATCAATGATTCTAAGGAGGCTAAAGATGCACTACAAGGATCCTTCTTTCATGGCAATGCACTTAGGATCGAATACGCTAAGCcg GCAAAGCCATGCAAAAGTTTGTGGGTAGCTGGGATTAGCAAGTCTGTGTCAAAAGAAGAATTGGAAGATCAATTCAAGGGATTTGGTAAAATTCAAGAATATAAGTTCATCAGGGATCGCAACACCGCATACATTGATTTTGCTAGATTGGAAGACGCATCAGAAGCGCTGAAGAACATGAATGGGAAAAAATTCGGTGGTGAACAGATTCGTGTGGATTATCTCAGGTCACAACCTACAAGAAGA GAGCAAGGACCAGAGTTCAGGGAAATGAGGGACGGACTGTATCCCAATAGGAGCATTGGCCATCCTGACACTCGGCATATGCCTCAAGATTTTGTAAGGAACTACTCTGATCCTATGCAGGCTGGTTTCAGAAGGCAACAT TTGCCAGTGGGACAAAGAGTAGATGGACAACCTAGTAAAGTATTGTGCATAAGTTATCCTCCCTCTGTCCATGTTGATGAAGACATGCTACACAACGCCATGATTTTGTTTGGTGAGATTAATGGAATAAAAACATTTTATGATAGGAATTTCTCGTTGGTTGAGTTTAGAAGTGTGGAGGAAGCCCAGCGTGCTAAAGAGGGCTTGCAGGGCAAGCTTTTCAATGATCCGAGAATCACAATTGAATATTCCAGCAGTGGTCCTGCACCCGGCAGAGATTTCTTGGAGTATCACCCTTCAAGTATAGGCTCAAAAACTGACCCTTATCCCAATGAAAATCCATTCCAACCAGCACAAATGGGCATGTTTGGCCATAATCGCCCTATGTTGGCCTCTAGTGTACCTGCACGTTTGCCACCTTATGGTATTCCTGGTCCTGACATCCCAACTAGGCCTTCTGGTATGCAAGGCAGGTTTGATGGTATTTCAGTCCCAGAATTTACTGAGTTGCCAGTGCCCAGTAAATTGCGAGATACAAGTCCACATAATGTGATGGGGGGTCCAAACTGGAAGCAGGCATCTCCAACACCAGGGGTGCTTTCTTCTCCTTCAGCTGAGCAGAAACCACCTAGCAGATCTGCCATAGCTGGCTGGGATGTATATGATCAATCTAGCCAACTTCAAAGGGAAACTAAAAGATCGAGGATTGATGGCTCATATGATAGTTCCTATCCTCATAAAAGAACATGCGATCGAGTTCCTGTGGTGGATGAACAATATGGTTTGGGTCCATTTGCTAACAATGTTCCTTCAGGTCCTGTTACAGTCAGTCAAGCAAATAACAGTGTTAGTCCTCTGGATATAAGAATTTCTCCTGGACAGCAGCTCCAAGCTGGCAATGACTATATATGGCGTGGCGTTATCGCCAAGGGTGGAACATCTGTGTGCCACGCGCGCTGTGTCCCTATTGGGGAAACTATAGAATGTGCGAT CCCTGACGTAATCAATTGTTCAGCCAGAACAGGATTGGACATGTTAACTAAACACTATGCAGATGCTGTCGGGTTCCAAATTGTTTACTTCTTGCCTGATAGTGAAAAGGATTTTGCTTCATATACAGAGTTCCTGAGGTACCTGGGTTCCAAAGATCGTGCTGGGGTTGCAAAATTTGCTGATGGAACCACCTTGTTCTTGGTGCCACCTTCTGACTTCCTTACAAAGGTTCTGAAGGTTGTTGGTCCAAAACGTCTTTATGGGGTGGTTTTAAAGTTAGCACATCATATACCTAGTGATACATCCTTGCCACCAGATTCCAATCAACCTCAGTATGTTGATGCATCACGGATAACATCCTCTCAGGCTGTGTATGATGCAATGCCATCTGTGGGAAGGATTTCACAGATGGACTATAATCAAGTTCCCCGAGAAGGTGTGAAGCTGCCTTCAAAAGAATATGTTTCTCTAACTGCTGCATACCCCACAAATCCTGTGCAGCCAAGTAATACGGCAGCATACCCCTCAAATCCTGTACACCAAAGCAATACTGCCATACCCACCCAAGCAGGGGTTTCTTTATCACCTGAACTTATTGCAACCCTGGCAAAGATGCTACCAGCTAACCAGTTACCCAGCGTGGAAGGAACAACCATGCCTGCAGGAGCTTCTGCTGGCATGCCTGCATTGGATGTCGCTGTTGCACCTGGTAAAGTGCAGCAACAGTCTTGGAGATATGAACAACAAGCTCCTGGTCAAGCTGCCGATCAGATGGCTCAGTTTGGCAGCCAATTTAACAGCCAAACACAGGTTTTATCACAGCTCCAAGCTCATCCACAAGCCTTGAATGTGTCTAACCATTTTTCTCAAGGGGCCACTAGTTTTAGCCAAATGCAAGAGCATAACCTCAACCTGCAAGCACAAAGCGGTCCTCCTCAGGCGTTGACCTCGACCATCATTTCTCAAGGTGCACAGCTCTCAGCCCAACCCCATGTTGATCGGCATCTTCAGCTTGGAAGCCATCAAGATGTTGCAAGTGGTTCTGGGATAGCTCATGGCACAGATGTCTTGGGACATTATGGTTCATATGTTCCTCAACAACAAACAAATCCTGCATCATTGCCTAACCAGACTCATGGTGCTAATGTTTCCCAGTCACAGGAGGGCATGCCTGTTGCCTCTGGGACGGGGCTTGCAACTCAAATGCAGCAGTTGCAATCTGCGCTTTATGGTGGGTCAGCACAGGAGGGATCAGAATCAGAGGCTGAAAAGAATGAACGCTACCAGGCAACACTGTTATTCGCAGCTAATCTCCTCTCTAAGATACACAACCAGAAGCCAAGTAGTCAAAATGGGCAAGGGTCAGACAATCATTGA
- the LOC107873109 gene encoding flowering time control protein FPA isoform X2: protein MAPPGETPSNNLWVGNLAPDVTDADLTSLFQKYGPLDSVTSYSSRGFGFLYFKNINDSKEAKDALQGSFFHGNALRIEYAKPAKPCKSLWVAGISKSVSKEELEDQFKGFGKIQEYKFIRDRNTAYIDFARLEDASEALKNMNGKKFGGEQIRVDYLRSQPTRREQGPEFREMRDGLYPNRSIGHPDTRHMPQDFLPVGQRVDGQPSKVLCISYPPSVHVDEDMLHNAMILFGEINGIKTFYDRNFSLVEFRSVEEAQRAKEGLQGKLFNDPRITIEYSSSGPAPGRDFLEYHPSSIGSKTDPYPNENPFQPAQMGMFGHNRPMLASSVPARLPPYGIPGPDIPTRPSGMQGRFDGISVPEFTELPVPSKLRDTSPHNVMGGPNWKQASPTPGVLSSPSAEQKPPSRSAIAGWDVYDQSSQLQRETKRSRIDGSYDSSYPHKRTCDRVPVVDEQYGLGPFANNVPSGPVTVSQANNSVSPLDIRISPGQQLQAGNDYIWRGVIAKGGTSVCHARCVPIGETIECAIPDVINCSARTGLDMLTKHYADAVGFQIVYFLPDSEKDFASYTEFLRYLGSKDRAGVAKFADGTTLFLVPPSDFLTKVLKVVGPKRLYGVVLKLAHHIPSDTSLPPDSNQPQYVDASRITSSQAVYDAMPSVGRISQMDYNQVPREGVKLPSKEYVSLTAAYPTNPVQPSNTAAYPSNPVHQSNTAIPTQAGVSLSPELIATLAKMLPANQLPSVEGTTMPAGASAGMPALDVAVAPGKVQQQSWRYEQQAPGQAADQMAQFGSQFNSQTQVLSQLQAHPQALNVSNHFSQGATSFSQMQEHNLNLQAQSGPPQALTSTIISQGAQLSAQPHVDRHLQLGSHQDVASGSGIAHGTDVLGHYGSYVPQQQTNPASLPNQTHGANVSQSQEGMPVASGTGLATQMQQLQSALYGGSAQEGSESEAEKNERYQATLLFAANLLSKIHNQKPSSQNGQGSDNH from the exons ATGGCGCCGCCAGGAGAAACGCCGTCGAACAATCTATGGGTTGGTAATTTAGCCCCTGACGTTACCGATGCCGATCtaacttctttgttccagaagtaCGGCCCGCTTGATAGCGTAACCTCATATTCCTCTCGCGGATTCGGTTTTCTGTATTTCAAAAACATCAATGATTCTAAGGAGGCTAAAGATGCACTACAAGGATCCTTCTTTCATGGCAATGCACTTAGGATCGAATACGCTAAGCcg GCAAAGCCATGCAAAAGTTTGTGGGTAGCTGGGATTAGCAAGTCTGTGTCAAAAGAAGAATTGGAAGATCAATTCAAGGGATTTGGTAAAATTCAAGAATATAAGTTCATCAGGGATCGCAACACCGCATACATTGATTTTGCTAGATTGGAAGACGCATCAGAAGCGCTGAAGAACATGAATGGGAAAAAATTCGGTGGTGAACAGATTCGTGTGGATTATCTCAGGTCACAACCTACAAGAAGA GAGCAAGGACCAGAGTTCAGGGAAATGAGGGACGGACTGTATCCCAATAGGAGCATTGGCCATCCTGACACTCGGCATATGCCTCAAGATTTT TTGCCAGTGGGACAAAGAGTAGATGGACAACCTAGTAAAGTATTGTGCATAAGTTATCCTCCCTCTGTCCATGTTGATGAAGACATGCTACACAACGCCATGATTTTGTTTGGTGAGATTAATGGAATAAAAACATTTTATGATAGGAATTTCTCGTTGGTTGAGTTTAGAAGTGTGGAGGAAGCCCAGCGTGCTAAAGAGGGCTTGCAGGGCAAGCTTTTCAATGATCCGAGAATCACAATTGAATATTCCAGCAGTGGTCCTGCACCCGGCAGAGATTTCTTGGAGTATCACCCTTCAAGTATAGGCTCAAAAACTGACCCTTATCCCAATGAAAATCCATTCCAACCAGCACAAATGGGCATGTTTGGCCATAATCGCCCTATGTTGGCCTCTAGTGTACCTGCACGTTTGCCACCTTATGGTATTCCTGGTCCTGACATCCCAACTAGGCCTTCTGGTATGCAAGGCAGGTTTGATGGTATTTCAGTCCCAGAATTTACTGAGTTGCCAGTGCCCAGTAAATTGCGAGATACAAGTCCACATAATGTGATGGGGGGTCCAAACTGGAAGCAGGCATCTCCAACACCAGGGGTGCTTTCTTCTCCTTCAGCTGAGCAGAAACCACCTAGCAGATCTGCCATAGCTGGCTGGGATGTATATGATCAATCTAGCCAACTTCAAAGGGAAACTAAAAGATCGAGGATTGATGGCTCATATGATAGTTCCTATCCTCATAAAAGAACATGCGATCGAGTTCCTGTGGTGGATGAACAATATGGTTTGGGTCCATTTGCTAACAATGTTCCTTCAGGTCCTGTTACAGTCAGTCAAGCAAATAACAGTGTTAGTCCTCTGGATATAAGAATTTCTCCTGGACAGCAGCTCCAAGCTGGCAATGACTATATATGGCGTGGCGTTATCGCCAAGGGTGGAACATCTGTGTGCCACGCGCGCTGTGTCCCTATTGGGGAAACTATAGAATGTGCGAT CCCTGACGTAATCAATTGTTCAGCCAGAACAGGATTGGACATGTTAACTAAACACTATGCAGATGCTGTCGGGTTCCAAATTGTTTACTTCTTGCCTGATAGTGAAAAGGATTTTGCTTCATATACAGAGTTCCTGAGGTACCTGGGTTCCAAAGATCGTGCTGGGGTTGCAAAATTTGCTGATGGAACCACCTTGTTCTTGGTGCCACCTTCTGACTTCCTTACAAAGGTTCTGAAGGTTGTTGGTCCAAAACGTCTTTATGGGGTGGTTTTAAAGTTAGCACATCATATACCTAGTGATACATCCTTGCCACCAGATTCCAATCAACCTCAGTATGTTGATGCATCACGGATAACATCCTCTCAGGCTGTGTATGATGCAATGCCATCTGTGGGAAGGATTTCACAGATGGACTATAATCAAGTTCCCCGAGAAGGTGTGAAGCTGCCTTCAAAAGAATATGTTTCTCTAACTGCTGCATACCCCACAAATCCTGTGCAGCCAAGTAATACGGCAGCATACCCCTCAAATCCTGTACACCAAAGCAATACTGCCATACCCACCCAAGCAGGGGTTTCTTTATCACCTGAACTTATTGCAACCCTGGCAAAGATGCTACCAGCTAACCAGTTACCCAGCGTGGAAGGAACAACCATGCCTGCAGGAGCTTCTGCTGGCATGCCTGCATTGGATGTCGCTGTTGCACCTGGTAAAGTGCAGCAACAGTCTTGGAGATATGAACAACAAGCTCCTGGTCAAGCTGCCGATCAGATGGCTCAGTTTGGCAGCCAATTTAACAGCCAAACACAGGTTTTATCACAGCTCCAAGCTCATCCACAAGCCTTGAATGTGTCTAACCATTTTTCTCAAGGGGCCACTAGTTTTAGCCAAATGCAAGAGCATAACCTCAACCTGCAAGCACAAAGCGGTCCTCCTCAGGCGTTGACCTCGACCATCATTTCTCAAGGTGCACAGCTCTCAGCCCAACCCCATGTTGATCGGCATCTTCAGCTTGGAAGCCATCAAGATGTTGCAAGTGGTTCTGGGATAGCTCATGGCACAGATGTCTTGGGACATTATGGTTCATATGTTCCTCAACAACAAACAAATCCTGCATCATTGCCTAACCAGACTCATGGTGCTAATGTTTCCCAGTCACAGGAGGGCATGCCTGTTGCCTCTGGGACGGGGCTTGCAACTCAAATGCAGCAGTTGCAATCTGCGCTTTATGGTGGGTCAGCACAGGAGGGATCAGAATCAGAGGCTGAAAAGAATGAACGCTACCAGGCAACACTGTTATTCGCAGCTAATCTCCTCTCTAAGATACACAACCAGAAGCCAAGTAGTCAAAATGGGCAAGGGTCAGACAATCATTGA